Proteins from one Ahaetulla prasina isolate Xishuangbanna chromosome 2, ASM2864084v1, whole genome shotgun sequence genomic window:
- the LOC131191056 gene encoding uncharacterized protein LOC131191056, giving the protein MESNPRPEGSEPPHSLQAVQDAVTPVHLGEHQGGGLPHVSRPDGGILTCPYPSGSQTIPPLLPRGSPLPILCPSIRALLGPQGLLKANGRSHSAPPGYSNQNPSLSGRSPYPISNRDPGGSGFVHNHSGSRSPRLLDQQGQKSLTSYESNPTLRGHHRHDRGPGLSVTGASHQFTEPSQGGNQETSYSFKDPFPTLGETGLLHRHCTLGSSPLQDTAVVSTPLSKGTHSYVTNTCPTSTTSQALPSMVDLPSPVKGQRVQGTPTPNLDNRCQSSRLGRPSGIEHGSGSVVPRGPDPQHKLVRTQGHSSGLTIVPGHCSQSRHSNINGQCGRKGSCEPPGGNPLSASLARGSATGSLGGGSPEVHTGLSYIRGGKHTGRLAQPSLSRPGGVATESGYVPRDHTPLREPAGRPLCHSRQSSTGSVLLKVPSPGGGGHRRPVQSLAPWPPLCLPSHSNNTQGYQEDAEGTGGTHLAGSTLASAPVVCGPGGSLSGSPVETSSDQDLAQPRAADSSGPSVVQADRLALERSLLRKRHVPANVANTIQASRRSSTIRIYGSTWRTFYTWCSSKNIDPTTASTITILIFLQHGLEQGLAANTLRRQLSASVCRIILVRKLEGTRRRRCFSTSRLDPIGYRPSHSHAWLLVPPTEKGHSGRTNVHSDQSKLQRIAH; this is encoded by the exons atggagagcaatcctcgacctgaaggctctgaaccgccacatagtctacaggcggttcaagatgcagtcactccagtccatcttggagagcatcagggagggggacttcctcacgtcagtagacctgacggaggcatacttacatgtccctatccttccggctcacagacgattcctccgcttctgccacgggggtctccattaccaatattgtgcccttccattcgggctctcctcggcccccagggtctTCTCAAAGCTAATGGCCGCTCTCACAGCGCGCCTCCGGGCTATTCCAATCAGAATCCAAGCTTATCTGGACGATCTCCTTATCCAATCTCGAACAGAGACCCTGGCGGCAGCGGATTTGTCCACAACCATTCAGGTTCTAGAAGCCCACGGCTTCTCGATCAACAaggccaaaagtcacttacatcctacgaatcgaatccaacacttaggggccatcatagacacGATCGAGGGCCGGGTCTATCTGTCACAGGAGCGTCTCACCAATTTACAGAACCTAGTCAGGGGGGTAACCAAGAGACGTCTTATTCCTTTAAAgaccctttcccaactcttggggaaactggtctcctgcatcggcattgtaccttgggctcgtctccactgcaggacactgcagtggtttctactcccctatcaaaaggcacacacagctacgtcaccaatacttgtccaacttccaCAACAAGTCAGGCACTCCCTTCTATGGTGGATCTCCCCAGCCCTGTCAAAGGGCAGAGAGTTCAGGGAACCCCAACGCCTAAtcttgacaacagatgccagtcttcacggctggggcgcccatctgggatcgaacatggctcagggtcagtggtccccaggggacctgacccacaacataaactggttagaactcagggccattcatctggccttactatcgttccaggacattgttctcaatcaagacattctaatattaacggacaatgtggccgcaaaggctcatgtgaaccgccTGGGGGGAACCCACTCTCAGCCTCTCTTGCAAGAGGCAGTGCAACTGGGTCTCTGGGCGGAGGCTCACCTGAGGTCCAtacgggcctctcatatatcaggggtggcaaacacacaggccgactggctcagccgagtctcagtcgaccagggggagtggcgactgaatccggatatgttcctcgagatcacactccgcttcgggaacccgctggtagacctctttgccactcgAGACAATCGTCAACTGGATCGGTTCTTCTCAAGGTACCCAGTCCAGGGGGCGGAGGGCATAGACGCCCTGTGCAGTCTTTGGCCCCCTggcctcctttatgccttccctcccattccaacaatacccaaggttatcaggaagatgctgagggaacaggcggaactcatcttgctggctccacactggcctcggcgcccgtggtttgcggacctggtggctctctcagtggctcccccgtggaaacttcctcagaccaagatctcgctcagccaagggcagctgactcatccggaccctcagtggttcaagctgaccgcctggcgcttgagcggagcctcctgaggaagagacatgtacctgccaacgtcgccaacaccatccaggcgTCTCGTCGTAGTTCCACCATTCGCATCTACGGCTCGACGTGGCGCACCTTCTACACCTGGTGTTCAAGCAAGAACATAGACCCTACCACCGCTTCTACGATCACTATCCTGATCTTCCTTCAACACGGATTGGAACAAGGTCTGGCAGCGAACACGCTTCGAcgacag ctcagtgcgtcggtctgccgcatcatcctcgtccgaaagctggaaggcaccaggaggaggaggtgcttttcaactagcagactcgatcccattggatacagaccgagtcactcccatgcctggctgctggtcccgccaacagagaaaggacattcaggtaggaccaatgtccattctgaTCAGAGTAAATTACAGAGAATTGCCCATTAA